tgttttttaagcgtAGAAACTTCAGGGGGATTGTAAAATAGCAGGAACTTAAGTTGTACTATTTTTCTGTTCACAGGTCAGTTTAGGGGCTGGTGCAAAGGATGAATTGCACATTGTTGAAGCAGAAGCAATGAATTATGAAGGCAGTCCAATTAAAGTAACACTGGCAACTTTGAAAATGTCTGTACAGCCAACGGTAAGGGCACTTACACTTTGAGTTTTGTGTCAGTCTAATTCTGTTGCAGTAAGGTAGGTGTGAATTTGGTTTGGTTCTTTTGGTCACATCGTCATTGTCTTGTCACTGGGGTTGAAGGGTCAGATCAGCTCATGAACATGGTGGTTGCTGCTTGTTTACCAGGTGGGAAAACGAGTTCATTGGTTTGTTTGGCTTAATGGGTTTGCCTGTCACATCTATTGTACAAGCTTTTAAGTTATGAGCAGGTTTTATACCAAAcatttaaccttttatttttttcacaatacTTAGTAATTTAAAAGTTTCTCCTTTTTAGGTTTCCCTTGGGGGCTTTGAAATAACACCACCTGTGGTCTTACGGTTGAAGTGTGGTTCAGGGCCTGTGCATATTAGTGGACAGCACTTAGTAGGTATGTAATTTTTATCTGTTACGCTATTCTCTTTAATGCAGATAACTACCTTATTCCCAATTTGGACTTTATAAAACATTCTTAGTTCTAGTACTGCTGTCTTTATAATAGGTTCAAATGGGAATATAGTAATTTATAACTGGAAAAgcctggagttttttttttttttttttgtatttaaaatctagtagtaaaaataataataataaaaaaatatataaaataaaatctagtaGTGAGCAGTAGCTTCCAAAATTCCTGTTTGctgtttgtttagattttttagAATTTGTTCTTAAATATTCTTACTATAAATACCCTTTCTTCTGAGTTCTTGCTTCTTGGTTGAGTTCTAGTAGTGactaaaaaccttttattttagcTGTAGAGGAAGATGCAGAGTCAGAAGATGACGAGGAGGAGGATGTGAAACTCCTAAGTATATCTGGAAAGCGCTCTGCCCCTGGAAGTGGTAGCAAGGTTCCACAGGTATAGATGTAATTTATACAGACAAATTATTCTGGCTTTTAGTTTGGTGATTAGGATCGGCACTTGCTCatgaggggttttttttttcatttgtttttttaagaaaaaagtaaaacttgctGCTGATGAAGATGAcgacgacgatgatgatgatgacgacgacgaaGAGTAAGTATAGTAGTATGTGCTTAGAAACGTGATATAGTTGTATGGGGGAGTTTCATGaaaattatttaccaaaataatCTTGTGGAACTAAGTAATAGctttaattaaagaaacagtAAGTAGTGCTTTTCAGTTTGGGTTGAATGAGCTTAGTTAAAGGTTGTTATTGGAACTGCGAGCCATTAAAATGCTGTAGCACATTGCAGGTTTTCAGATGGCTAGGGTATGTAGCGTTTCCCGAATGTGTTTGACTAGGTGCCTTTTTCCTGGGGAAGGTGATCATGGACACATTACTGTACGCTAAGAGGTCTGGTGTATTTCATGGTGAACAGCTCGTGATCAGCAGGTTGGGGGGAAAGAGAATCTGAGTAGCTCTAGCGACATTCACTTTGTAAGTTGTCGcttaaggatttttttcccaCATAAAGGATTTTGACCTGTCGTTCTCTGGTTCTTACTGAGAAAATAAGATTCTAAAGGAGAATAGGGTTTTCATGGAGAATTTCAAGTTTGGTTGGAAACAAGATTTGATGTGTTTATTAAACTAGGTCAGGCTATGGTAAATAGTTAAATGCACACTGGAATAAACTGCTGTTCGTAATTTGTCTTTCCTATATGCAACAGTATCAGTAACTTTTCTAatacattgaatttttaattgcCTGTCAACTTTCCACGAGTCCCCAGGTTGGTccaaatatatttactgaaaacataATTCAAATAGAATCTTAAGAAAGACTCTTGAGAACTTGCACTGATGAGTGATCCAATCTGGAAGTTAGGTTTTCAGTAACCTCAACTGGCCACACTGGTAGTTCTTTAAAAAGACCTTTGAGTGTGACAATAAAGGCGGAAAATAGGAAAAGGCCGAAAGATGAAAGAATTGGATGCTTAAAAAATTCATGTCAGACTTACAAACTCAGTATACTTGatgtttgatttttattactttaagaATATTTGCCGttagtaagaatttaaaaaataacacgcCAAGAAAGTAATGGGAAATGGGTTtggacagaaatgaaaaatctggATGGTATATGGTGCTTAATTAGGCTCAAGTTTCCTCTGGTGATTTCAGGTTAACCTTTGCATAGGTTTGTAAGCACAAAGTCACAGAGACTTAAGACAGTGCTTTCTAGGAAGGCTTTAGAGTAGGACATGATTGGTGTGGTATCTTGATTTTGCTTGGGCTTTGGAAGATTTCCTGTCTTTAAAACAGGGATAACTTCCGATGTAACCACAATGGAAGACAGTTATAATGTGAGAACAGGATAGTTGTTTTGTCCTCCACGTCTTAGGCAGTGAGCGAGGAATGAAAAGTATAGATATTAAGGTTTAAATTAGTAAATTTTCACTTAAGAAAAGAAAGGGTAGTCAGATATATGCATAGATAGGTACAGTTCATGGATGCCTTGAGGGTAACAAGCCTTAGAAAATTTTACTGGTTAGGTGGCAATGAAAGTGTGAAGAGGTACCTCAAGGTTTGTAAGTTGACAAACTTATCAGAAATTGTAAGCCATAGTACCTGAAGACTTGGAACCCACAAGATAAAAGGGAAGTTGATGGGTTCTGCTTCTGAGGATGGAAAGGGTATGGTGTGGGGTTAGTTGAGTTGCTgttgatataaacaagaaaagctaaagtCCGTTTAAACTTCGTATactaaaatttatacatattatgTCATTCCATGTAAAACTAccttttttcctaatttattagGGAATATGCTAATGAATCTGCTTATGATAGTGGTTTTATAGAAAACATTGCCGTCTTGTTTCTGGTATGGGGAGGCACATGCAGAGATTGGGTTCTAAGGCCAAAATTGACAGTCACTGTTAAAAAATCACTTAAAGGACTGTGTTTATATATGGTTTTTTGTATACTACATACCTGCTCTAGTTAACACAGCAAATTTTACTCCAGTGATGAAAAGATGGGTGTTTCTTTGGTTGCACATCAGTGAAATTCTTCTTCCTGTCTTATACACAGAGGCTATGTTGTAGGGAAAGGAAACGTTTTGGCCAGTATACAATTAATTGGTTTTTGAAGTAAAGTGTGAACCAGTTTCACTATTTGCTAATATAGACTTCCTGTGGGTTTCTGCAGTGATTGGATTTGCCTATTTgggatatttaatataaatggaatcctacaaaATAtgctcttttgtgactggtttctttcacttaccacaatgtttttaagatccatgttgtagcgtgtacCAGTACTTTATATTGAGTTGTaagaaaattttatgtattttggaaacaAGTCAGATAAGATtagtaaatatcttctcccattctgtgggttgtcttttccaCTCTTGATAGTATCCTTTGGATCTTCATGAAgtcattccttttattgcttaTACTTTTGGTGGTGTCAAACCTAAAAAACCATTGCCAAATCTTGTAAAAATTTTAcagtttcagctcttacatttagatctttgatccattttgaattcatttctgtatatggtgtgagatagacggccagttttattcttttgcatgtagctatccagttgtcccatcaccatttgttaagacttatttccattttgaatggTCTTAGTACTTGTGTCTGAAATAATTACCATAaatacatggatttatttctggactcttcaGTTCCACTCTACTGATACGTGTCTATTCTTAAACCAGCAAAAACACTGTTGATTTCTGTTGTTCTATAGTTTTTTATAGATTCCTGTTCAAAAATCACTAAGTGTggatcctccaactttgttctttttcaagattggttTTGGCTACTTTGGGTTCCTTGAATTTCGATATTAACTTGAGGATTGATTTCTACAGAGAAGCAAGCTAGGATTCTtttaaggattgcattgaatctgtagattgattTGGAGAGAGTTGCCACCTtagcaaaaatctgaaaacggaatgtttttttatttttaatttcaactaCCCTATCCCcaagttatttttccatttttgtaatttggaaaatacataacatttaacattttaaatcattgttttaaatgtacagtttagtCATGTTCAccatattcacattgttgtgtaacaaatCGCAAAGCCTTTCCATCTAGTAATACTGGAAAATACACACATTGAAGAAAAACTCCCCATTTTcacttccccagcccctggtaaccatcaatCTCCTTTTGGTTTCTATAAAGAGTTTGAGTACTCTAGATAACTCATATGAgctgaatcatacagtattttttgtGACTggtgtttcacttagcataataccctcaaggtgcATTCATGTGCAGCATATTGCAGGATTTCCATAAGACTGAATATTCTATTATAGGTACATATGAcctttttttaaccatttaactGTTGGTAGAATTTTGGGTGGCTTCCACCTCTTGGCGATTGTGAATAATGGTGCAGTGGACATGAGTGTGCAATGTCTCTTCAAGACCCTGAGtggattgaatcagtaataatgGCGTTCTTCATTTGTAGCGATGACGACGA
This Rhinolophus sinicus isolate RSC01 linkage group LG10, ASM3656204v1, whole genome shotgun sequence DNA region includes the following protein-coding sequences:
- the NPM1 gene encoding nucleophosmin isoform X2; the encoded protein is MEDSMDMDMSPLRPQNYLFGCELKADKDYHFKVDNDENEHQLSLRTVSLGAGAKDELHIVEAEAMNYEGSPIKVTLATLKMSVQPTVSLGGFEITPPVVLRLKCGSGPVHISGQHLVAVEEDAESEDDEEEDVKLLSISGKRSAPGSGSKVPQKKVKLAADEDDDDDDDDDDDEDDDDDEFDDEEAEEKAPIKKSVRDTPAKNAQKSNQNGKDSKPSTPRSKGQESFKKQEKTPKTPKGPSSVEDIKAKMQASIEKAH